In Populus trichocarpa isolate Nisqually-1 chromosome 12, P.trichocarpa_v4.1, whole genome shotgun sequence, a genomic segment contains:
- the LOC18103805 gene encoding 4-coumarate--CoA ligase-like 9 produces MATKSVPAQETTMTTHAINITKGGYCLESKTFQSLIPPATPPPPHQPLSITQFILSLLHSSAIPTTQKNYLIMPSTGQSLTYSQSINQIYSLSSSLKSLYNLNKNDVSFILCPPSLHVPIIYLSLLYLGVTISPANPLSSNSELTHQIQLSKPKIAFATSQTAHKLPSFPLGTILIDSPEFISLLTQISKRDSATNHVEVSQSDMAAILYSSGTTGRVKGVSLTHRNVIASIAAFQMSSVELDPHAVSLLTLPLFHVFGFFLLINEFRWGKTLVLTERFDFEQVLKVVERYRVSDMPVSPTIILTLLKSDLTNKYDLSSLRRFSCGGAPLSKEVAEKFERKFPQAEIMQGYGLTEAGAVSRIIGPEECNQHASVGRLFGNMEAKIVDPLTGEAFGPGKRGELWLRGPSIMKGYVGDEKATAETLDSEGWLKTGDLCLFDSEGFLYIVDRLKELIKYKAYQVPPFELEQLLLSNPEIADAAVIPYPDEEAGQIPVAYVVRKPGSSITEAQIMDSIAKQVAPYKKIRRVAFTDAIPRSPAGKILRRELVNHALSGALCKS; encoded by the exons ATGGCCACAAAGTCGGTGCCGGCACAAGAAACCACCATGACCACCCATGCAATCAATATTACAAAAGGTGGTTACTGCTTGGAAAGTAAAACCTTTCAAAGTCTGATACCACCTGCTACTCCACCACCACCGCATCAACCTCTCTCCATAACCCAATTCATCCTTTCTCTCCTCCACTCCTCTGCCATCCCAACCACCCAAAAAAACTACCTTATCATGCCCTCCACAGGTCAATCTCTCACTTACTCTCAATCCATCAACCAGATTTACTCTCTTTCTTCATCTCTCAAGAGTCTCTACAATTTAAACAAGAACGATGTCTCTTTTATCCTCTGCCCGCCCTCTCTCCACGTCCCCATTAtttatctctctcttctttacCTTGGTGTCACTATCTCTCCTGCCAACCCCCTAAGTTCGAACTCCGAGCTGACTCACCAAATCCAACTCAGCAAACCCAAGATCGCATTTGCTACTTCCCAAACTGCCCACAAGCTTCCATCTTTTCCCCTTGGCACAATCCTCATTGACTCCCCTGAGTTCATCTCCTTGTTGACTCAAATCTCCAAACGAGACAGTGCTACCAACCACGTTGAAGTGAGTCAATCCGACATGGCAGCGATCCTATATTCCTCGGGAACAACTGGGAGAGTCAAAGGCGTGTCATTGACTCACAGGAACGTAATAGCTTCAATCGCGGCTTTTCAAATGAGCTCTGTAGAACTTGACCCACATGCGGTTTCGTTGCTTACGCTGCCTTTGTTTCATGTTTTTGGCttctttttgttgataaatGAATTTCGGTGGGGGAAGACGTTGGTTTTGACGGAGAGGTTTGATTTTGAGCAAGTGTTGAAGGTTGTAGAGAGATATAGAGTGAGTGACATGCCTGTGTCGCCAACCATTATCCTGACATTACTGAAATCGGATTTGACTAACAAGTATGATTTGAGTTCATTGCGGAGGTTTAGTTGCGGTGGCGCGCCATTGAGTAAAGAGGTTGCAGAAAAATTCGAAAGGAAATTTCCACAGGCTGAAATAATGCAG GGGTATGGATTAACGGAGGCTGGAGCTGTATCTAGGATAATAGGACCTGAAGAATGTAACCAGCATGCTTCTGTTGGTCGGTTGTTTGGAAATATGGAAGCCAAAATCGTTGATCCTCTAACTGGAGAGGCCTTTGGTCCTGGCAAGAGAGGGGAGCTTTGGTTGCGAGGGCCATCCATTATGAAAG GTTATGTAGGAGATGAGAAGGCAACTGCCGAAACCTTGGATTCAGAAGGGTGGTTAAAGACCGGGGATCTTTGTTTGTTTGACTCCGAGGGCTTCCTCTACATTGTTGATAGGCTAAAGGAATTGATAAAGTACAAGGCATATCAG GTGCCCCCTTTTGAGTTGGAACAATTGCTGCTGTCCAATCCTGAGATTGCCGATGCTGCTGTAATTCC GTATCCTGATGAAGAGGCAGGGCAAATCCCCGTGGCCTATGTGGTGAGGAAACCAGGAAGCAGTATTACCGAGGCTCAAATCATGGATTCCATTGCAAAACAG GTTGCACCATACAAGAAGATAAGACGAGTGGCTTTTACTGATGCGATCCCCAGATCTCCTGCCGGAAAGATCTTGAGGCGGGAGCTCGTCAATCATGCTCTCTCCGGTGCTCTCtgtaaatcataa
- the LOC7454537 gene encoding 4-coumarate--CoA ligase-like 9, whose translation MATKSVLAQETTMTTHAINITKGGYCLESKTFQSLRPPATPPPPHQPLSITQFILSLLHSSAIPTTQKNFLIMPSTRQSLTYSEAINQIYSLSSSLKSLYNLNKNDVSFILCPPSLHVPIIYLSLLYLGVTISPANPLSSNSELTHQIQLSKPKIAFATSQTAHKLPSFPLGTILIDSPEFISLLTQISKRDCATNHVEVSQSDMAAILYSSGTTGRVKGVSLTHRNVIAPIAAFQKSSAELDPHAVSLLTLPLFHVFGFFLLINEFRWGKTLVLTERFDFEQVLKVVERYRVSDMPVSPTIILTLLKSDLTNKYDLSSLRRFSCGGAPLSKEVAEKFKRKFPQAEIMQGYGLTEAGAVSRIIGPEECNRHASVGRLCGNMEAKIVDPLTGEAFGPGKRGELWLRGPSIMKGYVGDEKATAETLDSEGWLKTGDLCFFDSEGFLYIVDRLKELIKYKAYQVPPVELEQLLLSNPEIADAAVIPYPDEEAGQIPMAYVVRKPGSNITEAQIMDSIAKQVAPYKKIRRVAFTDAVPRSPAGKILRRELINHALSGALCKL comes from the exons ATGGCCACAAAGTCAGTGCTGGCACAAGAAACCACCATGACCACCCATGCAATCAATATTACAAAAGGTGGTTACTGCTTGGAAAGTAAAACCTTTCAAAGTCTTAGACCACCTGCTACTCCACCACCACCGCATCAACCTCTCTCCATAACCCAATTCATCCTTTCTCTCCTCCACTCCTCTGCCATCCCAACCACCCAAAAAAACTTCCTTATCATGCCTTCCACACGTCAATCTCTCACTTACTCTGAAGCCATCAACCAGATTTACTCTCTTTCTTCATCTCTCAAGAGTCTCTACAATTTAAACAAGAACGATGTCTCTTTTATCCTCTGCCCGCCCTCTCTCCACGTCCCCATTAtttatctctctcttctttacCTTGGTGTCACCATCTCTCCTGCCAACCCCCTAAGTTCGAACTCCGAGCTGACTCACCAAATCCAACTCAGCAAACCCAAGATCGCATTTGCTACTTCCCAAACTGCCCACAAGCTTCCCTCTTTTCCCCTTGGCACAATCCTCATTGACTCCCCTGAGTTCATCTCCTTGTTGACTCAAATCTCCAAACGAGACTGTGCTACCAACCACGTTGAAGTGAGTCAATCCGACATGGCAGCGATCCTATATTCCTCGGGAACAACTGGGAGAGTCAAAGGCGTGTCATTGACTCACAGGAACGTAATAGCTCCAATCGCGGCTTTTCAAAAGAGCTCTGCAGAACTTGACCCACATGCGGTTTCGTTGCTTACGCTGCCTTTGTTTCATGTTTTTGGCttctttttgttgataaatGAATTTCGGTGGGGGAAGACGTTGGTTTTGACGGAGAGGTTTGATTTTGAGCAAGTGTTGAAGGTTGTAGAGAGATATAGAGTGAGTGACATGCCTGTGTCGCCAACCATTATCCTGACATTACTGAAATCGGATTTGACTAACAAGTATGATTTGAGTTCATTgcggaggttcagttgcggtgGCGCGCCATTGAGCAAGGAGGTtgcagaaaaattcaaaaggaaattTCCACAGGCTGAAATAATGCAG GGGTATGGATTAACGGAGGCTGGAGCTGTATCTAGGATAATAGGACCTGAAGAATGTAACCGGCATGCTTCTGTTGGTCGGTTGTGTGGAAATATGGAAGCCAAAATTGTTGATCCTCTAACTGGAGAGGCCTTTGGTCCTGGCAAGAGAGGGGAGCTTTGGTTGCGAGGGCCATCCATTATGAAAG GTTATGTAGGAGATGAGAAGGCAACTGCCGAAACCTTGGATTCAGAAGGGTGGTTAAAGACAGGGGATCTTTGTTTCTTTGACTCCGAGGGCTTCCTCTACATTGTTGATAGGCTGAAGGAATTGATAAAGTACAAGGCATATCAG GTGCCCCCTGTTGAGTTGGAACAATTGCTGCTGTCTAATCCTGAGATTGCCGATGCTGCTGTAATTCC GTATCCTGATGAAGAGGCAGGGCAAATTCCCATGGCCTATGTGGTGAGGAAACCAGGAAGCAATATTACTGAGGCTCAAATCATGGATTCCATTGCAAAACAG GTTGCACCATACAAGAAGATACGACGAGTGGCTTTTACTGATGCGGTCCCCAGATCTCCTGCCGGAAAGATCTTGAGGCGGGAGCTCATCAATCATGCTCTCTCCGGTGCTCtctgtaaattataa
- the LOC7454539 gene encoding uncharacterized protein LOC7454539 isoform X4, which translates to MPRTTTLECPGCPPLRALTFDSLGLIKVIESRGERGTPQVVERWGDPVSSKCVLAASFDDRKKDPLLAVARRNREVEVVNPLNGEIHVVFSNVGEDGVQPEDDAISGLHLFRRERSSGSCTLLTCTSKGNASVRSIGVDKLTADSASISVTKTWKVCGSGNVLCSKVDGSENYAVFGGKGVEVNLWDLENSTKIWTAKPPPKNSLGIFTPTWFTCTTFLSNDDHHKFVAGTNSHQVHLYDISAQRRPVLSFDFRETAIKAVTEDQDGHTIYIGNGSGDLASFDMRTGKLLGCFIGKCSGSIRSIARHPELPVIASCGLDSYLRLWDIKTRQLLSAVFLKQHLTNVVFDSNFVDKEVAATAQNANEIQTTEVQTEDEMGTLRVKRKKASKEKREKKKKSEESKETIVLKSKKKSRKHKREICDDS; encoded by the exons ATGCCGCGAACTACGACACTAGAGTGCCCAGGTTGCCCTCCACTTcgagctctaacttttgattctCTGGGTCTTATCAAAG TGATTGAGTCTCGTGGTGAAAGAGGAACACCTCAGGTTGTAGAGAGATGGGGTGATCCTGTTTCCTCCAAATGCGTGCTTGCTGCTTCCTTTGATGACCGTAAAAAAGACCCT TTATTGGCTGTTGCAAGAAGAAATAGAGAG GTTGAAGTAGTCAACCCGCTTAATGGGGAGATTCATGTCGTGTTTTCTAATGTTGGTGAGGATGGTGTTCAACCTGAAGATGATGCTATTTCTGGTTTGCATTTATTCAGGAGAGAGAGGTCATCTGG GTCATGTACTTTGCTTACATGTACATCAAAAGGAAATGCAAGCGTGAGGTCTATTGGGGTTGATAAATTGACTGCTGATAGTGCCAGTATTAGTGTAACAAAGACATGGAAAGTTTGTGGTTCTGGTAATGTCTTATGTTCTAAAGTGGATGGAAGTGAAAACTATGCGGTGTTTGGAGG GAAAGGTGTTGAAGTTAATCTATGGGACCTTGAGAATTCTACTAAAATTTGGACTGCCAAACCC CCTCCTAAAAATAGCCTTGGGATATTTACCCCGACTTGGTTTACATGCACGACATTCCTGAGTAATGATGATCACCATAAATTTGTGGCTGGCACCAATAGTCATCAG GTCCATTTGTATGATATTTCTGCTCAGCGCAGACCTGTTCTATCATTTGATTTCAGAGAGACTGCTATTAAGGCCGTTACTGAAGATCAAGATGGCCatactatatatataggaaatgGATCCGGTGACCTTGCTTCATTCGACATGCGAACTG GAAAGCTGTTAGGATGTTTTATAGGGAAGTGTTCTGGAAGTATTAGATCCATTGCCAGGCACCCAGAGCTCCCTGTGATAGCATCATGCG gtTTGGATAGCTATTTGCGGCTGTGGGATATAAAGACTCGTCAACTTCTTTCAGCG GTTTTCTTGAAGCAGCACCTTACAAATGTTGTTTTTGATTCAAACTTTGTTGACAAAG AAGTTGCAGCAACAGCACAGAATGCCAATGAGATCCAAACTACCGAGGTCCAAACTGAAGATGAGATGGGAACATTGCgtgtaaaaagaaagaaggcatctaaagaaaaaagggagaaaaagaagaaatctgAAGAAAGTAAAGAAACCATCGTGttaaaatccaagaaaaagagCCGGAAGCACAAAAGAGAGATTTGTGATGACTCCTGA
- the LOC7454539 gene encoding uncharacterized protein LOC7454539 isoform X2, translated as MPRTTTLECPGCPPLRALTFDSLGLIKVIESRGERGTPQVVERWGDPVSSKCVLAASFDDRKKDPLLAVARRNREVEVVNPLNGEIHVVFSNVGEDGVQPEDDAISGLHLFRRERSSGSCTLLTCTSKGNASVRSIGVDKLTADSASISVTKTWKVCGSGNVLCSKVDGSENYAVFGGKGVEVNLWDLENSTKIWTAKPVSHISILLPPKNSLGIFTPTWFTCTTFLSNDDHHKFVAGTNSHQVHLYDISAQRRPVLSFDFRETAIKAVTEDQDGHTIYIGNGSGDLASFDMRTGKLLGCFIGKCSGSIRSIARHPELPVIASCGLDSYLRLWDIKTRQLLSAVFLKQHLTNVVFDSNFVDKEVAATAQNANEIQTTEVQTEDEMGTLRVKRKKASKEKREKKKKSEESKETIVLKSKKKSRKHKREICDDS; from the exons ATGCCGCGAACTACGACACTAGAGTGCCCAGGTTGCCCTCCACTTcgagctctaacttttgattctCTGGGTCTTATCAAAG TGATTGAGTCTCGTGGTGAAAGAGGAACACCTCAGGTTGTAGAGAGATGGGGTGATCCTGTTTCCTCCAAATGCGTGCTTGCTGCTTCCTTTGATGACCGTAAAAAAGACCCT TTATTGGCTGTTGCAAGAAGAAATAGAGAG GTTGAAGTAGTCAACCCGCTTAATGGGGAGATTCATGTCGTGTTTTCTAATGTTGGTGAGGATGGTGTTCAACCTGAAGATGATGCTATTTCTGGTTTGCATTTATTCAGGAGAGAGAGGTCATCTGG GTCATGTACTTTGCTTACATGTACATCAAAAGGAAATGCAAGCGTGAGGTCTATTGGGGTTGATAAATTGACTGCTGATAGTGCCAGTATTAGTGTAACAAAGACATGGAAAGTTTGTGGTTCTGGTAATGTCTTATGTTCTAAAGTGGATGGAAGTGAAAACTATGCGGTGTTTGGAGG GAAAGGTGTTGAAGTTAATCTATGGGACCTTGAGAATTCTACTAAAATTTGGACTGCCAAACCCGTGAGCCATATTAGTATATTACTA CCTCCTAAAAATAGCCTTGGGATATTTACCCCGACTTGGTTTACATGCACGACATTCCTGAGTAATGATGATCACCATAAATTTGTGGCTGGCACCAATAGTCATCAG GTCCATTTGTATGATATTTCTGCTCAGCGCAGACCTGTTCTATCATTTGATTTCAGAGAGACTGCTATTAAGGCCGTTACTGAAGATCAAGATGGCCatactatatatataggaaatgGATCCGGTGACCTTGCTTCATTCGACATGCGAACTG GAAAGCTGTTAGGATGTTTTATAGGGAAGTGTTCTGGAAGTATTAGATCCATTGCCAGGCACCCAGAGCTCCCTGTGATAGCATCATGCG gtTTGGATAGCTATTTGCGGCTGTGGGATATAAAGACTCGTCAACTTCTTTCAGCG GTTTTCTTGAAGCAGCACCTTACAAATGTTGTTTTTGATTCAAACTTTGTTGACAAAG AAGTTGCAGCAACAGCACAGAATGCCAATGAGATCCAAACTACCGAGGTCCAAACTGAAGATGAGATGGGAACATTGCgtgtaaaaagaaagaaggcatctaaagaaaaaagggagaaaaagaagaaatctgAAGAAAGTAAAGAAACCATCGTGttaaaatccaagaaaaagagCCGGAAGCACAAAAGAGAGATTTGTGATGACTCCTGA
- the LOC7454539 gene encoding uncharacterized protein LOC7454539 isoform X1 has translation MPRTTTLECPGCPPLRALTFDSLGLIKVIESRGERGTPQVVERWGDPVSSKCVLAASFDDRKKDPLLAVARRNREVEVVNPLNGEIHVVFSNVGEDGVQPEDDAISGLHLFRRERSSGSCTLLTCTSKGNASVRSIGVDKLTADSASISVTKTWKVCGSGNVLCSKVDGSENYAVFGGRKGVEVNLWDLENSTKIWTAKPVSHISILLPPKNSLGIFTPTWFTCTTFLSNDDHHKFVAGTNSHQVHLYDISAQRRPVLSFDFRETAIKAVTEDQDGHTIYIGNGSGDLASFDMRTGKLLGCFIGKCSGSIRSIARHPELPVIASCGLDSYLRLWDIKTRQLLSAVFLKQHLTNVVFDSNFVDKEVAATAQNANEIQTTEVQTEDEMGTLRVKRKKASKEKREKKKKSEESKETIVLKSKKKSRKHKREICDDS, from the exons ATGCCGCGAACTACGACACTAGAGTGCCCAGGTTGCCCTCCACTTcgagctctaacttttgattctCTGGGTCTTATCAAAG TGATTGAGTCTCGTGGTGAAAGAGGAACACCTCAGGTTGTAGAGAGATGGGGTGATCCTGTTTCCTCCAAATGCGTGCTTGCTGCTTCCTTTGATGACCGTAAAAAAGACCCT TTATTGGCTGTTGCAAGAAGAAATAGAGAG GTTGAAGTAGTCAACCCGCTTAATGGGGAGATTCATGTCGTGTTTTCTAATGTTGGTGAGGATGGTGTTCAACCTGAAGATGATGCTATTTCTGGTTTGCATTTATTCAGGAGAGAGAGGTCATCTGG GTCATGTACTTTGCTTACATGTACATCAAAAGGAAATGCAAGCGTGAGGTCTATTGGGGTTGATAAATTGACTGCTGATAGTGCCAGTATTAGTGTAACAAAGACATGGAAAGTTTGTGGTTCTGGTAATGTCTTATGTTCTAAAGTGGATGGAAGTGAAAACTATGCGGTGTTTGGAGG cAGGAAAGGTGTTGAAGTTAATCTATGGGACCTTGAGAATTCTACTAAAATTTGGACTGCCAAACCCGTGAGCCATATTAGTATATTACTA CCTCCTAAAAATAGCCTTGGGATATTTACCCCGACTTGGTTTACATGCACGACATTCCTGAGTAATGATGATCACCATAAATTTGTGGCTGGCACCAATAGTCATCAG GTCCATTTGTATGATATTTCTGCTCAGCGCAGACCTGTTCTATCATTTGATTTCAGAGAGACTGCTATTAAGGCCGTTACTGAAGATCAAGATGGCCatactatatatataggaaatgGATCCGGTGACCTTGCTTCATTCGACATGCGAACTG GAAAGCTGTTAGGATGTTTTATAGGGAAGTGTTCTGGAAGTATTAGATCCATTGCCAGGCACCCAGAGCTCCCTGTGATAGCATCATGCG gtTTGGATAGCTATTTGCGGCTGTGGGATATAAAGACTCGTCAACTTCTTTCAGCG GTTTTCTTGAAGCAGCACCTTACAAATGTTGTTTTTGATTCAAACTTTGTTGACAAAG AAGTTGCAGCAACAGCACAGAATGCCAATGAGATCCAAACTACCGAGGTCCAAACTGAAGATGAGATGGGAACATTGCgtgtaaaaagaaagaaggcatctaaagaaaaaagggagaaaaagaagaaatctgAAGAAAGTAAAGAAACCATCGTGttaaaatccaagaaaaagagCCGGAAGCACAAAAGAGAGATTTGTGATGACTCCTGA
- the LOC7454539 gene encoding uncharacterized protein LOC7454539 isoform X3, which yields MPRTTTLECPGCPPLRALTFDSLGLIKVIESRGERGTPQVVERWGDPVSSKCVLAASFDDRKKDPLLAVARRNREVEVVNPLNGEIHVVFSNVGEDGVQPEDDAISGLHLFRRERSSGSCTLLTCTSKGNASVRSIGVDKLTADSASISVTKTWKVCGSGNVLCSKVDGSENYAVFGGRKGVEVNLWDLENSTKIWTAKPPPKNSLGIFTPTWFTCTTFLSNDDHHKFVAGTNSHQVHLYDISAQRRPVLSFDFRETAIKAVTEDQDGHTIYIGNGSGDLASFDMRTGKLLGCFIGKCSGSIRSIARHPELPVIASCGLDSYLRLWDIKTRQLLSAVFLKQHLTNVVFDSNFVDKEVAATAQNANEIQTTEVQTEDEMGTLRVKRKKASKEKREKKKKSEESKETIVLKSKKKSRKHKREICDDS from the exons ATGCCGCGAACTACGACACTAGAGTGCCCAGGTTGCCCTCCACTTcgagctctaacttttgattctCTGGGTCTTATCAAAG TGATTGAGTCTCGTGGTGAAAGAGGAACACCTCAGGTTGTAGAGAGATGGGGTGATCCTGTTTCCTCCAAATGCGTGCTTGCTGCTTCCTTTGATGACCGTAAAAAAGACCCT TTATTGGCTGTTGCAAGAAGAAATAGAGAG GTTGAAGTAGTCAACCCGCTTAATGGGGAGATTCATGTCGTGTTTTCTAATGTTGGTGAGGATGGTGTTCAACCTGAAGATGATGCTATTTCTGGTTTGCATTTATTCAGGAGAGAGAGGTCATCTGG GTCATGTACTTTGCTTACATGTACATCAAAAGGAAATGCAAGCGTGAGGTCTATTGGGGTTGATAAATTGACTGCTGATAGTGCCAGTATTAGTGTAACAAAGACATGGAAAGTTTGTGGTTCTGGTAATGTCTTATGTTCTAAAGTGGATGGAAGTGAAAACTATGCGGTGTTTGGAGG cAGGAAAGGTGTTGAAGTTAATCTATGGGACCTTGAGAATTCTACTAAAATTTGGACTGCCAAACCC CCTCCTAAAAATAGCCTTGGGATATTTACCCCGACTTGGTTTACATGCACGACATTCCTGAGTAATGATGATCACCATAAATTTGTGGCTGGCACCAATAGTCATCAG GTCCATTTGTATGATATTTCTGCTCAGCGCAGACCTGTTCTATCATTTGATTTCAGAGAGACTGCTATTAAGGCCGTTACTGAAGATCAAGATGGCCatactatatatataggaaatgGATCCGGTGACCTTGCTTCATTCGACATGCGAACTG GAAAGCTGTTAGGATGTTTTATAGGGAAGTGTTCTGGAAGTATTAGATCCATTGCCAGGCACCCAGAGCTCCCTGTGATAGCATCATGCG gtTTGGATAGCTATTTGCGGCTGTGGGATATAAAGACTCGTCAACTTCTTTCAGCG GTTTTCTTGAAGCAGCACCTTACAAATGTTGTTTTTGATTCAAACTTTGTTGACAAAG AAGTTGCAGCAACAGCACAGAATGCCAATGAGATCCAAACTACCGAGGTCCAAACTGAAGATGAGATGGGAACATTGCgtgtaaaaagaaagaaggcatctaaagaaaaaagggagaaaaagaagaaatctgAAGAAAGTAAAGAAACCATCGTGttaaaatccaagaaaaagagCCGGAAGCACAAAAGAGAGATTTGTGATGACTCCTGA
- the LOC127904063 gene encoding mitochondrial pyruvate carrier 1, with protein MASTFRAFLNSPVGPKTSHFWGPVANWGFVVAGLVDMKKPPEMISGNMTGAMCVYSALFMRFAWMVQPRNYLLLVCHASNETVQLYQFSRWARGQGYLSPEKKEEAKSQ; from the exons ATGGCGTCTACCTTCAGAGCATTTTTGAACAGTCCTGTTGGTCCCAAGACATCTCACTTCTGGGGACCTGTTGCCAACTGGGGTTTCGTTGTTGCT GGGTTAGTGGATATGAAAAAACCTCCAGAAATGATTTCTGGAAATATGACAGGAG CTATGTGTGTGTATTCAGCATTGTTCATGAGGTTTGCATGGATGGTACAGCCTCGTAACTATCTACTTCTAGTATGCCACGCTTCAAACGAGACTGTGCAGCTCTATCAATTCTCTCGTTGGGCAAGGGGTCAGGG GTACTTGTCACCGGAGAAAAAGGAGGAGGCTAAATCTCAGTAA